The Paenibacillus sp. FSL R7-0204 genome includes a region encoding these proteins:
- a CDS encoding glycoside hydrolase family 73 protein, whose translation MTNSEFITRIASFAVADMQRTRIAASLTIAQAALESGWGTSGLTLKAGNLFGIKGSGPAGSLALPTTEYRNGQAVQVTAQFRSYHNWGESIADHSALITGGVSWNPKLYSKAIGVDGKTAAREIAAAGYATDPGYASKLIQIMDSYNLYQYDELKEDEEMSAEDKQKIAALETELRELKELLAGLSASRDTLKAGVQEQGQSIKGVAERLAVIEGRAVMNVPAWAEPAVQAASAAGLLDTPSGGSYDFYRMLTVLNRAGLLVTSKGV comes from the coding sequence ATGACGAACTCCGAATTTATCACCCGGATCGCTTCTTTCGCAGTAGCGGATATGCAGCGCACCCGTATCGCAGCTTCGCTGACGATTGCCCAGGCAGCGCTGGAATCCGGCTGGGGAACGAGCGGCTTGACGCTGAAGGCAGGCAATCTGTTCGGCATCAAGGGTAGCGGGCCTGCGGGCAGCCTGGCGCTTCCGACAACGGAATACAGGAACGGCCAAGCTGTACAGGTGACTGCCCAGTTCCGTTCCTATCATAACTGGGGAGAATCTATAGCGGATCATTCCGCACTGATTACCGGGGGAGTGTCCTGGAACCCCAAGCTGTACAGCAAGGCTATTGGAGTCGACGGCAAAACAGCTGCCCGCGAGATTGCTGCTGCAGGCTACGCAACGGACCCGGGTTATGCGTCCAAGCTGATTCAGATTATGGATTCATATAACCTGTATCAATATGACGAGCTGAAGGAGGATGAAGAGATGTCGGCTGAAGATAAACAAAAAATTGCGGCGCTGGAAACCGAGCTGCGTGAGCTGAAGGAGCTGCTGGCAGGACTGTCTGCCAGCAGAGATACACTGAAGGCCGGCGTTCAAGAGCAAGGCCAGTCCATTAAAGGTGTTGCGGAGCGGCTGGCTGTCATTGAGGGCCGTGCAGTAATGAATGTGCCGGCCTGGGCTGAGCCTGCAGTACAGGCAGCGTCAGCCGCCGGTCTGCTGGATACACCGTCCGGCGGCAGCTATGATTTTTACCGGATGCTGACCGTATTGAATCGTGCCGGTCTGCTGGTTACCAGCAAGGGGGTGTAG
- a CDS encoding sensor domain-containing diguanylate cyclase gives MSLSLRTLFSIAFAVIIILLTAILSYVIGNRSTTSVEVSIGSSLAAEANQMSEKLDQFMWSRSGEIEVLSKLNAFQEPVEPAEAGGLLNQLKKSLPVFTWVGFLDKTGNVVASTDRILQGTNISQRPVFQQALKGTFVGDVHDAVLLSKLLPNPTGEALQFVDVSVPVMDKQGQTSGVLAAHLSWEWSREVEASIVNPLKERLKGVEVFVVSKKDDTILLGPEALTGKRMTAAVLQQARSGKSSYVIEQERGRDSYLTGYAYGDGYMNYPGLGWTVIIRQPADIAFASVHQLERFILISGLLTAAVFALIGWLLASWISRPLRDITRTADLLSSGADVEIPASTRFRDVAILSASLRGLVNNLTKTETKLSYMSDMALHDKLTGLPNRAALDEFLAHAVSKAKQKRTTLSFLYMDLDGFKKVNDSFGHAVGDALLQEVAFRLMDCTRDNEIVARLGGDEFVIILNTSAGKPMKEAEVVASRIISKINQPILIKGEELRVGCSVGAAVWTPDGGDTTLTLRLADEALYISKRSGKNRITFEAAS, from the coding sequence ATGTCATTAAGTCTTCGCACTTTATTTTCAATAGCATTTGCGGTTATTATCATTCTGCTCACGGCTATTCTCAGCTATGTGATCGGCAACCGCTCCACCACTTCTGTGGAAGTCAGTATCGGCAGCTCCCTGGCCGCAGAGGCCAATCAAATGTCAGAGAAGCTTGATCAATTCATGTGGTCACGTTCCGGTGAAATAGAAGTTTTGAGTAAGCTTAATGCTTTTCAGGAGCCTGTGGAACCGGCAGAAGCCGGCGGATTGCTGAATCAGCTGAAGAAGAGTCTTCCAGTATTCACTTGGGTGGGTTTTCTGGATAAGACAGGGAATGTAGTTGCTTCCACGGATCGGATTTTACAAGGAACGAATATCAGCCAGAGGCCGGTCTTTCAGCAGGCGCTTAAGGGAACCTTCGTCGGGGATGTCCACGATGCGGTGCTGCTCTCTAAGCTGTTGCCTAATCCTACAGGAGAAGCCCTGCAGTTTGTTGATGTGAGTGTGCCGGTCATGGACAAGCAAGGACAGACAAGCGGCGTGCTGGCGGCACATCTTAGCTGGGAGTGGTCACGCGAGGTCGAGGCCTCCATCGTGAATCCGCTCAAGGAACGGCTTAAGGGCGTGGAGGTGTTCGTGGTCAGCAAGAAGGATGACACCATTCTGCTGGGACCTGAAGCGCTCACCGGTAAAAGAATGACGGCTGCGGTCCTGCAGCAGGCCCGCAGCGGCAAGAGCTCCTATGTGATTGAACAGGAGCGGGGCCGTGACTCCTATTTAACGGGATACGCCTATGGCGATGGTTACATGAACTACCCGGGCCTTGGCTGGACGGTCATTATCCGTCAGCCGGCAGACATCGCGTTTGCCTCGGTCCATCAGCTTGAACGCTTCATATTGATCAGCGGTCTGCTGACCGCAGCAGTCTTCGCACTAATCGGCTGGCTGCTGGCCTCATGGATCAGCCGTCCGCTGAGGGATATCACCCGTACAGCCGACCTGCTCAGCTCCGGTGCCGATGTGGAGATCCCGGCGTCTACCCGGTTCAGAGATGTGGCGATTCTGTCGGCCTCCCTGCGGGGCCTGGTGAACAACCTGACCAAGACAGAGACCAAGCTAAGCTATATGTCGGATATGGCGCTGCATGATAAGCTTACCGGCTTGCCCAACCGGGCAGCGCTGGATGAGTTTCTGGCCCATGCGGTTAGTAAGGCTAAGCAGAAGCGGACGACGCTAAGCTTTTTGTACATGGATCTGGACGGCTTCAAAAAAGTGAACGACAGCTTCGGCCATGCGGTTGGAGATGCTCTGTTGCAGGAGGTGGCCTTCCGGCTGATGGACTGTACGCGGGACAATGAGATCGTTGCCCGGCTGGGCGGGGATGAATTCGTGATTATTCTGAATACCTCGGCGGGCAAACCGATGAAGGAAGCGGAGGTAGTGGCTTCGCGGATTATCAGCAAGATCAACCAGCCGATTCTGATTAAAGGCGAGGAGCTTCGTGTAGGCTGCAGCGTAGGTGCTGCTGTATGGACTCCGGACGGCGGAGATACCACCCTGACCCTGCGGCTCGCAGACGAAGCATTGTATATCTCCAAGCGGAGCGGGAAGAACCGGATTACTTTCGAGGCGGCATCTTAG
- a CDS encoding pentapeptide repeat-containing protein, translated as MYQFHNETFNEHNFDYAALQDGEINGCTFEHCSFRGASMEEMTSSGCRFVDCDFTGALLNASLHTDGAFTNCKFTGANLFVAKFENCKMVGSDFANAHMDGITLSGGDWAYTNLRHLNLSRQDLRGIRFTEADMQGCDLQKADLRGADLSRVQLAQCKLAGADLRDAKLEGIDLKSLDLKGVRLDVEQAVLLARSMGAKVG; from the coding sequence ATGTATCAATTTCATAATGAAACGTTTAATGAGCATAATTTCGATTACGCGGCGCTGCAGGATGGAGAAATAAACGGCTGTACCTTTGAGCACTGCTCCTTCCGGGGAGCTTCGATGGAAGAGATGACCTCCAGCGGCTGCCGGTTTGTCGATTGCGATTTCACCGGTGCCCTGCTGAATGCATCGCTGCACACGGATGGCGCGTTCACCAACTGCAAGTTCACCGGAGCGAATCTGTTCGTGGCGAAGTTCGAGAACTGCAAGATGGTCGGATCGGATTTCGCCAACGCCCATATGGACGGAATCACATTGAGCGGAGGGGACTGGGCCTATACGAATCTGCGCCACCTGAATCTCAGCAGGCAGGATCTGCGTGGCATCCGGTTCACCGAGGCAGATATGCAGGGTTGTGATTTGCAAAAGGCGGATCTGCGCGGGGCGGATTTAAGCCGGGTTCAGCTTGCACAGTGTAAGCTTGCAGGGGCAGATCTGCGTGACGCCAAGCTGGAAGGGATTGATCTGAAGAGCCTGGATCTCAAAGGAGTGCGTCTGGATGTGGAGCAGGCTGTGCTGCTGGCCCGTTCTATGGGAGCGAAGGTAGGGTAA
- a CDS encoding PilZ domain-containing protein: MTEGILLDLSRSGCKVRTSLNLRFTAGDTKLIIHFQLAEEKLQYEGSVRWGWMFGLGQYQYGVRLDLQEDEEEQLLRELELWTSGRSAQGL; this comes from the coding sequence TTGACTGAAGGTATTCTGCTTGACCTTAGCCGCTCCGGCTGTAAGGTCCGCACCTCGCTGAACCTCCGCTTCACCGCAGGGGATACGAAGCTGATTATTCATTTTCAGCTGGCGGAAGAGAAGCTGCAGTATGAAGGCAGTGTCCGCTGGGGCTGGATGTTCGGTCTGGGGCAATACCAGTACGGGGTAAGGCTGGACCTGCAGGAAGACGAGGAAGAACAGCTGCTGCGGGAGCTGGAGCTGTGGACAAGCGGAAGAAGCGCGCAAGGCTTGTAG
- a CDS encoding ABC transporter ATP-binding protein has product MDDILDIQNVSKQFGPRQALNQVSFKLGSGTITGLLGSNGSGKSTLMKLISGLAWPGSGRIRVLGVPVGVESKKLVSFMPDVPVTESWMNIGDALRFQQDFYPDFDQAKALRMLDFMNLRTADKVRTLSKGMNERLQLTLALSRRARLYLLDEPIGGVDPVARTKILNALMEFYEEDSSILLSTHLVTDIERIFDEVIFLKDGEIVLHRPVEELRQEHGKSVDELFREVFAEC; this is encoded by the coding sequence GTGGACGATATACTTGACATACAGAATGTAAGCAAACAGTTCGGGCCCAGACAGGCGCTGAACCAGGTCTCCTTCAAGCTGGGCAGCGGCACCATCACCGGCCTTCTGGGAAGCAACGGCAGCGGCAAAAGCACACTCATGAAGCTGATCTCAGGACTCGCCTGGCCCGGCTCGGGACGGATCAGGGTCCTTGGCGTACCCGTGGGCGTAGAGAGCAAGAAGCTCGTCTCCTTCATGCCGGATGTGCCGGTAACGGAGTCATGGATGAATATCGGGGATGCGCTGAGATTCCAGCAGGATTTCTACCCGGATTTCGATCAGGCCAAGGCGCTGCGGATGCTGGATTTCATGAATCTGCGTACAGCGGATAAGGTGCGGACGTTATCCAAAGGGATGAACGAACGCCTGCAGCTGACCTTAGCGCTCTCCCGCCGGGCCAGATTATATCTGCTGGATGAGCCGATTGGCGGCGTTGATCCGGTGGCACGGACCAAGATTCTGAATGCGCTGATGGAGTTCTATGAGGAGGACAGCAGTATTCTGCTCTCCACCCATCTGGTGACGGATATCGAACGGATCTTTGATGAGGTGATTTTTCTGAAGGATGGGGAGATTGTGCTGCATCGTCCGGTGGAAGAGCTTAGACAAGAGCATGGGAAGAGTGTAGATGAGCTGTTCAGAGAGGTGTTTGCCGAATGCTGA
- a CDS encoding GntR family transcriptional regulator: protein MGIEFDNNQPIYLQIMNYIKGEIITGKLKPGDKIPSVRELAAELQINPNTVQRTFQELERETIVETRRGMGRYVTGSEETILTVKKEMAQDVLDRFIRGMQELGFQGEDILTAVAESIHQRDQEQGE from the coding sequence ATGGGGATCGAATTCGATAATAACCAGCCGATTTATCTCCAGATCATGAATTACATCAAGGGAGAGATTATCACCGGTAAGCTGAAGCCTGGAGATAAGATTCCCTCTGTCCGTGAATTGGCCGCTGAACTGCAGATTAACCCGAATACCGTGCAAAGAACATTTCAGGAACTGGAGCGTGAGACCATCGTGGAGACCCGCCGCGGCATGGGCAGATATGTGACCGGAAGCGAAGAGACGATTCTGACCGTTAAGAAGGAGATGGCACAGGATGTGCTGGACCGTTTTATCCGCGGAATGCAGGAACTCGGCTTCCAGGGCGAAGATATTCTAACTGCAGTAGCAGAGAGCATTCATCAGCGGGACCAAGAACAGGGGGAGTAA
- a CDS encoding ABC transporter permease: MRKFNLLVLNEWLKISKKRSNIIPYVILLVLSLAVGYMTRTFATDMYASGADFTADSLQPRGIGQILAILVIVGTAGIVSREYSQGTIKFLLIRARSRTAILASKYVTVLLYTLSMQVVAAVALFLSGAVFFGISGGEAGISEILTSLLYSTVYCTVYATIGFMLGILTKSTGVTIGATIFATTIDKLVISRDFYKYVLFPNLNLAAYKDGGAPMQGMTLSFSIILLCIYMALFLLAGFAVFRRRDVA; this comes from the coding sequence TTGCGTAAATTTAATCTGCTCGTGTTGAATGAATGGCTCAAAATATCGAAGAAACGCAGCAATATCATTCCTTACGTCATCCTGCTGGTGCTGTCGCTGGCAGTAGGCTATATGACACGTACATTTGCTACGGATATGTATGCTTCAGGGGCGGACTTTACGGCGGATTCTCTTCAGCCCAGAGGCATTGGCCAGATTCTGGCCATTCTGGTGATCGTCGGGACGGCGGGGATTGTATCCAGGGAATACAGCCAGGGGACGATCAAATTTCTGCTGATCCGTGCCCGCAGCCGCACGGCGATTCTGGCCTCCAAATATGTAACCGTACTGCTGTATACACTTAGCATGCAAGTAGTTGCAGCGGTGGCGCTGTTCCTCTCGGGCGCAGTCTTCTTCGGAATCAGCGGAGGGGAGGCGGGAATAAGTGAGATCCTTACTTCACTGCTGTATTCAACCGTGTACTGCACAGTTTACGCCACGATTGGCTTCATGCTGGGAATCCTGACGAAATCGACTGGCGTAACCATTGGGGCAACCATCTTCGCCACCACCATCGACAAGCTGGTCATTTCCCGTGATTTCTACAAATATGTGTTGTTCCCTAATCTAAATCTTGCAGCCTACAAGGATGGCGGTGCGCCGATGCAGGGAATGACACTGAGCTTCTCCATTATCCTGCTGTGCATCTACATGGCGCTGTTCCTGCTTGCAGGCTTCGCCGTCTTCAGACGCAGGGATGTTGCTTGA
- a CDS encoding ABC transporter ATP-binding protein, with translation MNSTALKAQGPSGPAQEQTVLEMQGVSKVIKGKAIVDNLSFKIQKGEIVGLLGPNGAGKTTTIRMMTGLIRMSGGDVLIHGHSIRKEFKQAISQIGAIIENPEFYPHMTGYDNLLQYLRMSDGAGVSRIKEVVELVGLQEAMNKKVRAYSLGMRQRLGIAQALLHSPKLLILDEPTNGLDPAGIREMRDYMRRIAEVEGIAILISSHMLAEIEQICHRAVVIQNGKLVTVTQLTEAPEARSEVALAIRVDKLEAARTVAGALQGVKVTGADEAHSELHVQLPDGAVPELVAALSEAKVGIYRITENRQSLEEDFLKWTGGNRIA, from the coding sequence ATGAATTCAACCGCTCTTAAGGCTCAGGGGCCGTCTGGCCCGGCGCAAGAACAAACCGTACTGGAAATGCAGGGCGTCAGTAAAGTGATTAAAGGTAAGGCCATTGTAGATAATCTAAGCTTCAAGATTCAGAAGGGAGAGATTGTCGGGCTGCTGGGACCGAATGGCGCCGGCAAAACGACCACCATCCGGATGATGACCGGACTGATCCGCATGAGCGGAGGGGATGTTCTGATTCATGGACACAGCATCCGGAAGGAATTCAAGCAGGCGATCTCACAGATCGGGGCGATCATTGAGAATCCTGAGTTCTATCCGCATATGACCGGGTACGACAACCTGCTGCAATATTTACGCATGAGTGATGGAGCCGGGGTATCACGGATCAAGGAGGTCGTGGAGCTGGTGGGGCTGCAGGAGGCGATGAACAAGAAGGTTCGGGCCTACTCCCTCGGTATGCGCCAGCGTCTGGGGATTGCTCAGGCCTTGCTGCACTCGCCGAAGCTGCTCATACTGGATGAACCGACCAACGGTCTGGACCCCGCCGGCATCCGTGAGATGCGCGACTATATGCGCAGAATAGCAGAAGTCGAGGGCATTGCCATTCTAATCTCCAGTCATATGCTGGCCGAGATTGAACAGATCTGCCACCGCGCGGTGGTCATTCAGAACGGCAAGCTTGTAACGGTGACACAGCTTACGGAAGCGCCGGAGGCGAGGAGTGAGGTAGCGCTTGCGATCCGGGTAGATAAGCTTGAAGCTGCACGGACTGTGGCCGGAGCCTTGCAGGGTGTCAAGGTCACTGGAGCGGATGAAGCTCATTCCGAGCTGCATGTACAGCTGCCGGATGGAGCCGTACCGGAGCTGGTGGCGGCGCTTAGCGAGGCCAAGGTTGGAATATACCGGATCACTGAGAATAGACAAAGTCTGGAAGAGGATTTCCTGAAATGGACAGGGGGCAACCGCATTGCGTAA
- a CDS encoding aminoglycoside phosphotransferase family protein, with protein sequence MKPLDIHPTALYEQVQSDIGSFQVLANYRQNSVRTGVWKLQSDQDSKCYYLKTYSRKQRWHPEVYAYRHWIGQLKPYVPELIAAYEGESWQAILITAIDGFIMRETELSPSAAKAAFYKAGELTKILHLSQTGRWFGRPDQYGNPIELRHHADPVQYVADAIQDLTSQCVDEGLLQAYELRLTDWALQNVHVFRHSRPVPISWDSTPGNWLVDDQGILTGMIDFENMLWGLAVDNFSILFARYFIDHPSARDAYFAGYGLEVLKDQCAEIQICCIKMALGDICWGTHNHQPEVVRSGRELMKRIHNQQLFL encoded by the coding sequence ATGAAGCCACTGGATATCCATCCAACAGCGTTGTATGAGCAGGTTCAGTCCGACATTGGCAGCTTTCAGGTCTTGGCGAATTACAGACAGAATAGTGTGAGAACCGGGGTCTGGAAGCTGCAATCCGATCAGGACTCTAAATGTTATTACTTAAAAACGTACAGCCGCAAACAGAGATGGCATCCTGAGGTTTATGCATACCGTCACTGGATAGGTCAGTTGAAACCGTATGTACCTGAGTTAATAGCTGCTTACGAGGGGGAGAGTTGGCAGGCTATATTAATTACAGCAATCGACGGGTTCATTATGAGAGAGACGGAACTAAGCCCAAGTGCTGCTAAAGCTGCTTTTTATAAGGCTGGTGAGTTAACAAAGATTCTGCATCTATCGCAGACAGGCCGCTGGTTCGGCCGCCCCGATCAATATGGAAACCCGATAGAGCTAAGGCACCATGCTGACCCGGTGCAGTATGTTGCTGATGCCATTCAGGACTTAACTTCTCAGTGTGTTGATGAGGGGCTGTTGCAGGCCTATGAACTAAGGTTAACCGATTGGGCACTTCAGAACGTTCATGTATTCCGGCATAGCAGACCTGTGCCTATTAGCTGGGACTCCACACCAGGCAACTGGCTGGTGGATGACCAGGGTATTTTGACAGGAATGATTGACTTCGAGAATATGTTGTGGGGGCTGGCTGTGGACAACTTCTCCATTCTGTTCGCCAGATATTTCATAGATCATCCATCAGCCAGAGATGCCTATTTTGCAGGGTATGGACTTGAAGTGCTTAAGGACCAGTGTGCTGAAATACAAATATGCTGCATCAAAATGGCCCTCGGCGATATCTGCTGGGGTACTCACAATCATCAGCCCGAAGTCGTCCGATCCGGCAGAGAGCTTATGAAAAGAATACATAATCAGCAGCTTTTCCTGTAA
- a CDS encoding phosphotransferase, with protein sequence MSQAWPEWKGTLRKQSGGWNNTTYFVESGERRAVLRVYNTHRDRNKIVFEHTVLQKLNGLNLPFTIPVPILTVTGETLVQLEDGTDKYACLFGYIEGESPTEHDSGFYDSLGEAAGTLSVALAKVETGIAPVYRPYYELRTSYPLCTREALHGLVTDPPESLKELLPELTLLVEAYDNVADSLEQLESLPHQLVHGDLNASNLLVDGEGSAQVVALLDFEFCTWDVRVMDAAVILSALLSHEDSERIICDFWRGYNRRVTLTPEELAVIPVLMLLRKIDVFLHFATRYWEGTDEVNVLQQQVRELAAEVAAM encoded by the coding sequence TTGAGTCAGGCCTGGCCTGAATGGAAGGGTACGCTGCGCAAGCAGAGCGGAGGCTGGAATAATACTACGTATTTTGTGGAGAGCGGGGAACGCCGCGCTGTGCTGCGCGTCTATAATACACATAGAGACAGGAATAAAATAGTGTTCGAGCATACTGTCTTGCAGAAGCTAAACGGATTGAATCTTCCTTTTACAATACCTGTTCCGATTCTTACCGTTACGGGAGAGACGTTAGTACAATTGGAGGATGGCACAGATAAATACGCCTGCCTGTTCGGTTATATTGAAGGAGAATCTCCCACCGAACATGATTCCGGCTTCTATGATTCGCTTGGAGAGGCGGCAGGCACATTATCCGTTGCCCTGGCTAAAGTGGAGACAGGGATAGCTCCAGTGTACCGTCCCTACTACGAGCTACGGACCTCCTATCCGCTATGCACCCGTGAAGCGCTGCATGGTCTGGTGACGGACCCGCCCGAATCTCTGAAGGAGCTGCTGCCGGAGCTGACCCTATTAGTGGAGGCCTACGACAATGTGGCTGACTCGCTGGAACAGCTTGAGAGTCTGCCGCATCAGCTGGTACACGGCGATCTGAATGCTTCCAATTTGCTGGTGGATGGGGAGGGCTCAGCACAGGTGGTCGCGCTGCTGGATTTTGAATTCTGCACTTGGGATGTACGGGTTATGGATGCTGCTGTAATTCTGTCAGCCTTGCTCAGTCATGAGGACTCGGAGCGGATTATCTGTGATTTCTGGCGGGGTTATAACCGCAGGGTTACGCTGACTCCCGAGGAACTGGCGGTGATTCCGGTGCTCATGCTCCTGCGCAAGATAGACGTATTCCTGCATTTCGCCACCCGTTACTGGGAAGGGACCGATGAGGTGAATGTCCTGCAACAGCAGGTCCGGGAGCTGGCGGCAGAGGTAGCTGCGATGTAG
- a CDS encoding sulfurtransferase, translated as MDATVSKRWLLARLYEPEQTIVDCRFTLGQPKAGRDSYEQEHIPGAIYLDLKLDLSSPVSEHGGRHPLPDPEVLAARLSKLGIGNDTRIVAYDDENGMNAARLWWLLRYLGHEQVFILEGGFSQWKEGKYPVTDHQPVRVPSTFTANVQPQMLAGVEEVRKVSEKTVNNAGAKSESYVNVADAVPALPVLIDSRANDRYHGQNETLDPVGGHIPGAVNYFWKDTQNLDGSWRSAEQLEEHYAGLDKDREIIVYCGSGVTACPNVLALEKAGYKNVRLYAGSWSDWISYEDNPVATGDE; from the coding sequence ATGGACGCAACCGTTAGCAAACGCTGGCTGCTCGCCAGACTCTACGAGCCGGAACAGACCATCGTAGACTGCCGGTTCACATTAGGCCAGCCTAAGGCCGGCAGAGACAGCTATGAACAAGAGCATATTCCGGGCGCGATCTATCTGGATCTGAAACTGGATCTGTCCTCTCCGGTGAGCGAGCATGGCGGGCGCCATCCCCTGCCTGACCCTGAAGTGCTGGCTGCACGGCTCAGCAAGCTCGGAATCGGTAATGATACTCGTATTGTCGCCTACGACGATGAGAACGGCATGAACGCCGCCCGTCTGTGGTGGCTGCTGCGTTACCTGGGGCATGAGCAGGTATTCATTCTGGAAGGCGGCTTCAGCCAGTGGAAAGAGGGTAAATATCCGGTGACGGATCATCAGCCGGTGCGGGTGCCTAGTACCTTTACAGCTAATGTTCAGCCGCAGATGCTGGCGGGAGTTGAGGAGGTGCGCAAGGTATCGGAGAAGACAGTTAATAATGCTGGCGCTAAGTCTGAGAGTTACGTCAACGTTGCGGATGCCGTGCCTGCTCTTCCCGTGCTGATCGATTCCCGGGCCAATGACCGCTATCACGGCCAGAATGAGACCCTGGACCCGGTCGGCGGGCATATCCCTGGTGCGGTCAACTACTTCTGGAAAGACACGCAAAATCTCGACGGTAGCTGGAGGAGTGCGGAGCAGCTTGAAGAACATTATGCCGGACTGGACAAAGACCGTGAGATCATCGTCTACTGCGGCTCCGGTGTAACAGCCTGCCCGAATGTACTGGCGCTCGAAAAGGCCGGGTATAAGAATGTACGGTTGTATGCGGGAAGCTGGAGTGACTGGATCAGCTATGAAGATAACCCAGTGGCTACAGGAGACGAGTAA
- a CDS encoding OsmC family protein → MTALQTFKASAHLQDGVQVKVASRNFEFIIDEPKSLGGTDTGMNPVEALLASLGACQSIVARVYAPKFGVNLKDFFVDVEGDLDLDGFFNKSEVRPGYSEIRYTFRIKTDSPKEQVEEFVRFLESKCPVGDTLANPVNLKLESIIIES, encoded by the coding sequence ATGACCGCTCTCCAAACCTTTAAAGCATCTGCGCATTTGCAAGACGGAGTCCAAGTGAAAGTAGCATCCCGAAACTTTGAATTTATTATTGACGAGCCCAAAAGCTTGGGCGGAACTGATACCGGTATGAATCCGGTCGAAGCTTTGCTGGCCTCACTGGGAGCATGTCAGTCTATCGTAGCCAGAGTGTATGCGCCTAAATTCGGCGTGAACCTCAAGGATTTCTTCGTGGATGTAGAAGGCGATCTTGATCTGGATGGCTTTTTCAACAAGTCGGAGGTGCGTCCGGGCTATTCAGAAATTCGGTATACCTTCCGTATTAAAACAGATTCACCCAAAGAACAGGTTGAAGAATTTGTACGATTCCTGGAAAGCAAATGCCCAGTTGGAGATACGCTCGCAAACCCGGTTAATCTCAAGCTGGAGAGCATTATCATCGAAAGCTAA
- a CDS encoding winged helix-turn-helix transcriptional regulator, which yields MIKKEEILKLSRELTGQWTLPILLSLDERGGRFTPLQNKLGIAPSRLTANLKKMIADGLLIHLSPQDRRHPLLPEYVLTDKGRLHREAARAVQLSEQKIGHGRLSDRAWGLSVLLTLNFNNERFEDIRKSLTGITPRQLSLRLHDFHDGGLVCKQLSEEPRPSFCYQLGQPVQQPIHLLSIDLASLL from the coding sequence TTGATCAAGAAAGAAGAGATACTCAAGCTAAGCCGGGAGCTAACCGGGCAATGGACCTTGCCCATTCTGCTGTCGCTTGACGAACGTGGCGGTCGCTTCACCCCGCTGCAGAACAAGCTAGGTATCGCTCCCTCCCGGCTGACTGCCAATTTGAAAAAGATGATAGCGGATGGTCTGCTCATTCATCTTTCTCCGCAAGATCGGAGGCACCCGCTCCTTCCTGAGTATGTGCTGACCGACAAAGGGCGGCTTCACCGAGAAGCCGCGCGTGCTGTCCAACTCAGCGAACAGAAGATTGGGCATGGCAGACTTTCAGACAGAGCCTGGGGCTTGTCTGTTCTACTAACGCTGAACTTTAATAATGAACGGTTCGAGGATATCCGCAAGTCGCTCACCGGTATAACGCCGCGCCAACTATCCCTGCGTCTGCATGATTTTCATGACGGCGGTCTTGTCTGTAAGCAATTGTCCGAAGAGCCGAGACCTTCCTTCTGCTACCAGCTGGGACAGCCAGTTCAGCAGCCGATTCACCTACTGTCTATCGATTTGGCATCCCTGCTGTGA
- a CDS encoding VOC family protein, with protein MYRSGLTVWYSVSDLEQTMAFYSGKLGFEVIFHDAESGMAMVSTNTKDCVIGFSVADTVEPATSSTVFEVWNIEEAIQLLKSIGVIFIGEVELIPELTKLATFVDPDGHNLMLAESLTDS; from the coding sequence ATGTACAGATCAGGTCTTACCGTATGGTACAGCGTATCCGACTTGGAGCAGACGATGGCGTTTTACTCAGGAAAGCTTGGTTTCGAGGTTATCTTTCATGATGCGGAGAGTGGCATGGCCATGGTGAGTACCAATACTAAGGACTGTGTTATTGGTTTTTCAGTGGCAGACACCGTAGAACCGGCTACTTCTTCGACCGTATTTGAGGTATGGAATATCGAGGAAGCGATACAGCTGCTCAAGAGTATAGGGGTAATTTTCATTGGTGAAGTTGAACTTATTCCGGAGTTGACCAAGCTGGCTACATTCGTGGACCCCGACGGGCATAATCTGATGTTAGCCGAATCCCTTACAGACTCTTGA